The following proteins come from a genomic window of Miscanthus floridulus cultivar M001 chromosome 2, ASM1932011v1, whole genome shotgun sequence:
- the LOC136540189 gene encoding uncharacterized protein isoform X1, with the protein MQTEARVGMAAATMDGSGAAAAAARRYTTQQQQAQAQLQHHQPQLGTVPLLFAGGVAGAVSKTCTAPLARLTILFQVQGMHSDVATMRNTSIWREASRIVYEEGFRAFWKGNLVTIAHRLPYSSISFYAYERYKNLLQMLPGLEKNGGFGADVGVRLLGGGLSGITAASMTYPLDLVRTRLAAQTNTAYYRGISHALYAICRDEGVRGLYKGLGATLLGVGPSIAVSFSVYETLRSHWQVERPCDSPVLISLACGSLSGIASSTFTFPLDLVRRRMQLEGAAGRARVYQTGLFGTFGHIVRTEGFRGLYRGILPEYCKVVPGVGIVFMTYEMLKAILTGLESDD; encoded by the exons ATGCAGACTGAGGCGAGGGTGGGGATGGCCGCCGCCACGATGGACGGCAgcggcgccgccgcggccgccgcgcggAGGTACACGACGCAGCAACAGCAGGCGCAGGCGCAGCTGCAGCACCACCAGCCGCAGCTCGGGACTGTGCCCCTCCTCTTCGCCGGCGGCGTCGCCGGCGCAGTCAGCAAGACCTGCACCGCCCCGCTCGCACGCCTTACCATCCTCTTCCAG GTACAAGGAATGCACTCAGATGTGGCTACAATGCGCAATACTAGCATATGGCGTGAAGCATCCCGCATTGTCTATGAAGAAGGTTTTCGGGCTTTCTGGAAAGGGAACCTTGTTACCATTGCCCACCGATTGCCTTACTCTTCAATTAGTTTCTATGCCTATGAGAGATACAAGAAT TTGCTTCAGATGCTACCGGGTCTTGAGAAGAATGGTGGATTCGGTGCAGACGTTGGTGTTAGATTGCTAGGTGGTGGTTTATCAGGAATCACTGCAGCTTCGATGACGTATCCACTGGACTTGGTGCGAACACGTCTTGCTGCTCAG ACAAATACTGCCTACTACAGGGGCATATCTCATGCTCTTTATGCAATCTGTAGAGATGAGGGTGTCAGGGGATTGTACAAGGGTCTTGGTGCCACTTTACTA GGTGTGGGCCCCAGCATTGCAGTAAGCTTCTCTGTGTATGAAACTTTACGTTCCCATTGGCAAGTAGAGAG GCCATGTGATTCCCCTGTCCTAATCAGTTTGGCTTGCGGAAGTCTTTCAGGAATTGCATCGTCAACTT TTACATTCCCATTGGATCTTGTGAGACGTCGCATGCAGTTGGAAGGAGCAGCCGGGAGGGCTCGTGTCTACCAGACAGGACTTTTTGGAACCTTCGGACATATTGTTCGCACGGAGGGTTTTAGAGGCCTGTATAGAGGAATCTTGCCTGAGTACTGCAAAGTGGTTCCTGGTGTTGGCATCGTATTTATGACATATGAGATGCTTAAGGCCATCCTCACAGGACTGGAATCTGATGATTAG
- the LOC136540189 gene encoding uncharacterized protein isoform X2, whose product MQTEARVGMAAATMDGSGAAAAAARRYTTQQQQAQAQLQHHQPQLGTVPLLFAGGVAGAVSKTCTAPLARLTILFQVQGMHSDVATMRNTSIWREASRIVYEEGFRAFWKGNLVTIAHRLPYSSISFYAYERYKNLLQMLPGLEKNGGFGADVGVRLLGGGLSGITAASMTYPLDLVRTRLAAQGVGPSIAVSFSVYETLRSHWQVERPCDSPVLISLACGSLSGIASSTFTFPLDLVRRRMQLEGAAGRARVYQTGLFGTFGHIVRTEGFRGLYRGILPEYCKVVPGVGIVFMTYEMLKAILTGLESDD is encoded by the exons ATGCAGACTGAGGCGAGGGTGGGGATGGCCGCCGCCACGATGGACGGCAgcggcgccgccgcggccgccgcgcggAGGTACACGACGCAGCAACAGCAGGCGCAGGCGCAGCTGCAGCACCACCAGCCGCAGCTCGGGACTGTGCCCCTCCTCTTCGCCGGCGGCGTCGCCGGCGCAGTCAGCAAGACCTGCACCGCCCCGCTCGCACGCCTTACCATCCTCTTCCAG GTACAAGGAATGCACTCAGATGTGGCTACAATGCGCAATACTAGCATATGGCGTGAAGCATCCCGCATTGTCTATGAAGAAGGTTTTCGGGCTTTCTGGAAAGGGAACCTTGTTACCATTGCCCACCGATTGCCTTACTCTTCAATTAGTTTCTATGCCTATGAGAGATACAAGAAT TTGCTTCAGATGCTACCGGGTCTTGAGAAGAATGGTGGATTCGGTGCAGACGTTGGTGTTAGATTGCTAGGTGGTGGTTTATCAGGAATCACTGCAGCTTCGATGACGTATCCACTGGACTTGGTGCGAACACGTCTTGCTGCTCAG GGTGTGGGCCCCAGCATTGCAGTAAGCTTCTCTGTGTATGAAACTTTACGTTCCCATTGGCAAGTAGAGAG GCCATGTGATTCCCCTGTCCTAATCAGTTTGGCTTGCGGAAGTCTTTCAGGAATTGCATCGTCAACTT TTACATTCCCATTGGATCTTGTGAGACGTCGCATGCAGTTGGAAGGAGCAGCCGGGAGGGCTCGTGTCTACCAGACAGGACTTTTTGGAACCTTCGGACATATTGTTCGCACGGAGGGTTTTAGAGGCCTGTATAGAGGAATCTTGCCTGAGTACTGCAAAGTGGTTCCTGGTGTTGGCATCGTATTTATGACATATGAGATGCTTAAGGCCATCCTCACAGGACTGGAATCTGATGATTAG